In a single window of the Ooceraea biroi isolate clonal line C1 chromosome 8, Obir_v5.4, whole genome shotgun sequence genome:
- the LOC105276375 gene encoding glutathione S-transferase 1, whose amino-acid sequence MKLYSVSDGPPSLACRQLLKALNIQYELIDVDFGKGDHMTKEYAELNPQKEIPTLVDDDLVMGESNAILQYLADQYDTSGKLYPKEPKLRAIVNHRLCFNLALYYRNIAEHTLQPIFFDYQRTPLTLKKTKMALDIFNTYLRNSEYAAGNDLTIADFPLVTATMCLEAIDFNLDAWPHVARWYSNFKRRRPDLWEIAAGGMREISYFEKHPPDLSGMDHPIHPVRKSA is encoded by the exons ATGAAGCTGTACAGCGTCTCGGACGGTCCACCGTCCCTCGCGTGTCGGCAGCTGCTGAAGGCTCTGAATATTCAGTACGAGTTGATCGACGTGGATTTTGGGAAAGGCGACCACATGACCAAAGAATACGCCgag CTGAATCCGCAGAAGGAGATACCGACCCTAGTCGACGATGACCTCGTGATGGGCGAAAG TAACGCTATTCTGCAGTATCTGGCCGATCAGTACGACACGAGCGGCAAATTGTATCCGAAGGAGCCGAAGCTGCGAGCGATTGTCAATCATCGTCTCTGCTTCAATTTAGCGCTTTATTATCGCAATATAGCGGAACATACC TTGCAGCCGATATTCTTCGATTACCAACGCACGCCGTTGACTTTGAAGAAAACGAAAATGGCACTGGACATTTTTAACACGTACCTGCGAAATTCCGAGTATGCAGCAGGCA ATGACTTAACGATCGCCGATTTTCCGCTCGTGACGGCGACAATGTGTCTGGAGGCCATCGACTTCAACCTGGACGCGTGGCCTCACGTGGCGAGGTGGTACAGCAATTTCAAACGGAGACGTCCCGATCTCTGGGAGATCGCGGCAGGTGGGATGCGGGAGATCAGTTACTTCGAGAAACACCCGCCCGATTTGTCGGGGATGGATCACCCGATACATCCGGTGCGCAAGAGCGCGTGA
- the LOC105276374 gene encoding BTB/POZ domain-containing protein 17, which translates to MLRNTFRWMTGSSRMNNGKKPETINSNQSTVAQSESSDSIEVDNSRTVLLKIATLYAERLMNDICLVVDGVEYPAHRLILCASSDVFQVMLMSPQWSESQESRVTLQETPQCAPIFSEFLRYFYTGQIRINHSVVLPILSLADKYNVRDLISLCLDYMRNHVALAAIHGTLVSWLQYTLNCGHDDISQACQNFIKWNLELVAKTADFGNFDLDILVSLLHQSSLVIKDEMTLYKCLESWLDHQANRLRTQLSPDELEATLHQLVIAVMSPVRFPMMSPRQLADLLLSPLTKKYKEFFVERMSIGMSFHSGQLDRVREVCLSEEDGALLFEPRLYTVDTCSSLLTIENFHGLPSYHTRTLVFSSHSSLAEYAGDRTCEWVVDIYPKGVWFKKFFLIVWQGTVEMPEHVKRSVRLSVTCKEPPVDGNMRVKIGVLIYGLQDGVEHIARVTEIIYRFNKKFRILNIDDLLPFEELNPQQGSVPENAPVSPFLVGPNKDMLKLHIVISPAN; encoded by the exons ATGTTGCGGAACACTTTTAGGTGGATGACAGGCTCGTCAAGGATGAATAACGGCAAGAAACCGGAGACGATCAACAGCAATCAGAGCACCGTTGCGCAGTCCGAGAGCTCGGATTCTATAGAG GTAGATAACTCGCGCACGGTCTTGCTGAAGATAGCGACGCTGTATGCGGAGCGTCTTATGAACGACATCTGCCTGGTCGTGGACGGCGTAGAGTACCCGGCGCATCGACTTATCCTCTGCGCTTCTAGCGATGTTTTTCAA GTGATGCTGATGAGCCCGCAATGGAGCGAGTCGCAGGAGAGCAGAGTGACGCTCCAGGAGACGCCGCAGTGCGCGCCTATCTTCAGCGAGTTCCTGCGCTACTTTTACACCGGCCAGATACGGATAAACCACAGCGTCGTCCTGCCGATACTGTCCCTAGCCGATAAGTACAACGTGAGGGATTTGATATCGTTGTGCCTTGACTACATGCGAAATCACGTCGCCCTGGCTGCCATACACGGTACCCTGGTATCGTGGCTGCAGTACACGCTGAACTGCGGCCACGACGACATCAGCCAGGCGTGCCAAAACTTTATCAAGTGGAACCTGGAGCTCGTGGCGAAGACCGCGGATTTCGGCAACTTCGATCTGGACATCCTGGTGTCGCTGTTGCACCAGAGCAGCCTGGTCATCAAGGACGAGATGACGCTCTACAAGTGCCTCGAATCCTGGCTGGATCATCAGGCGAATCGGCTGAGGACGCAGCTGTCCCCGGACGAGCTGGAGGCCACCTTGCATCAGCTGGTGATAGCGGTGATGTCGCCCGTCCGGTTCCCGATGATGTCGCCGCGGCAGCTGGCGGACCTGCTGCTGTCTCCGTTGACGAAAAAATACAAGGAGTTCTTTGTGGAACGTATGTCGATCGGCATGTCCTTCCACTCGGGTCAGCTCGACAGAGTGAGGGAGGTGTGCCTGAGTGAGGAGGACGGCGCGCTGCTGTTCGAGCCGAGGCTCTACACCGTCGACACGTGCAGCTCGTTACTGACCATCGAGAACTTTCATGGCTTGCCTTCGTATCACACGCGAACTCTCGTCTTCTCCAGCCACTCCAGTCTAGCGGAATACGCGGGCGACCGAACGTGCGAATGGGTGGTGGACATTTATCCGAAGGGCGTCTGGTTCAAGAAGTTTTTCCTCATAGTGTGGCAGGGCACGGTGGAGATGCCCGAGCACGTGAAGCGGTCGGTGAGGCTGTCGGTGACCTGCAAGGAGCCGCCGGTCGACGGCAACATGCGCGTGAAGATCGGGGTGCTGATCTACGGCTTGCAGGACGGCGTGGAGCACATCGCGCGCGTTACCGAGATCATTTACAGGTTCAACAAGAAGTTCCGTATCCTCAACATAGACGATCTCCTGCCGTTCGAGGAGCTGAATCCGCAGCAGGGCTCGGTACCGGAGAACGCGCCGGTCTCGCCCTTCCTAGTCGGCCCGAACAAGGATATGCTCAAACTGCACATTGTCATCTCGCCAGCCAATTAG